A region from the Pseudomonas cucumis genome encodes:
- a CDS encoding nucleobase:cation symporter-2 family protein, translating into MKTPHVSYQRPEDENLGIGANMAYGLQHVLTMYGGIVAVPLIIGQAAGLSPADIGLLIAASLFAGGVATLLQTLGLPFFGCQLPLVQGVSFSGVATMVAIVSSGGEGGFQSILGAVIAASLIGLLITPVFSRITKFFPPLVTGIVITTIGLTLMPVAARWAMGGNSHAPDFGSMANIGLAAVTLVLVLLLSKIGSATISRLSILLAMVIGTVIAVFLGMADFSSVTQGPMFGFPAPFHFGMPTFHFAAILSMCIVIMVTLVETSADILAVGEIIGTKVDSKRLGNGLRADMLSSMVAPIFGSFTQSAFAQNVGLVAVTGIKSRFVVATGGVFLVVLGLLPFMGRVIAAVPTSVLGGAGIVLFGTVAASGIRTLSKVDYRNNVNLIIVATSIGFGMIPIAAPNFYDHFPSWFATIFHSGISSSAIMAIVLNLTFNHLTAGNSDQQSVFAAGTERVLRYQDLAALREGDYFSEGKLHDCDGNEIPVVEAEHGHAESRAVHAKSSEHV; encoded by the coding sequence ATGAAAACGCCCCATGTTTCATACCAGCGGCCTGAGGATGAGAATCTCGGGATCGGCGCGAATATGGCTTACGGACTGCAACACGTTCTGACCATGTATGGCGGTATCGTCGCGGTGCCTTTGATCATCGGCCAGGCGGCCGGGCTTTCGCCGGCGGACATCGGTTTGTTGATTGCTGCTTCATTGTTTGCCGGGGGGGTGGCGACATTGCTGCAAACCCTGGGTTTGCCGTTTTTCGGTTGTCAGTTGCCACTGGTGCAGGGCGTGTCGTTCTCTGGCGTTGCGACCATGGTGGCGATTGTCAGCAGTGGTGGGGAGGGCGGCTTTCAGTCGATTCTCGGGGCGGTGATTGCCGCGTCGCTGATCGGCTTGCTGATCACGCCGGTGTTCTCGCGAATCACCAAGTTCTTTCCGCCGTTGGTGACGGGCATTGTGATCACCACTATCGGCCTCACGCTGATGCCGGTGGCCGCACGCTGGGCCATGGGCGGCAACAGCCATGCGCCAGACTTCGGCAGCATGGCGAACATTGGCCTGGCGGCGGTGACGCTGGTGTTGGTGCTGCTACTCAGCAAAATCGGCAGTGCGACCATCTCCCGTTTGTCGATTCTCTTGGCCATGGTCATCGGCACAGTTATCGCTGTGTTCCTCGGCATGGCAGATTTCTCGTCCGTCACCCAAGGCCCGATGTTCGGTTTCCCGGCACCGTTCCATTTCGGCATGCCGACGTTCCATTTCGCCGCGATCCTGTCGATGTGCATCGTGATCATGGTGACCTTGGTGGAAACCTCGGCCGACATTCTGGCCGTTGGTGAAATCATCGGCACCAAAGTCGACTCCAAACGCCTGGGCAACGGCCTGCGCGCCGACATGCTGTCGAGCATGGTTGCGCCGATCTTCGGCTCCTTCACCCAGAGCGCCTTCGCCCAGAACGTCGGGCTGGTGGCGGTAACCGGGATCAAGAGCCGTTTCGTGGTGGCCACCGGCGGTGTGTTCCTGGTGGTGCTCGGACTGCTGCCCTTCATGGGCCGGGTCATCGCCGCCGTGCCGACCTCCGTGCTCGGCGGTGCCGGCATCGTGCTGTTCGGCACCGTGGCGGCCAGTGGCATTCGGACGCTGTCCAAGGTCGACTACCGCAACAACGTCAACCTGATCATCGTTGCCACCTCCATCGGTTTTGGCATGATTCCCATCGCCGCACCGAACTTCTACGACCACTTCCCCAGCTGGTTCGCGACGATCTTCCACTCGGGCATCAGCTCTTCGGCGATCATGGCCATCGTGCTGAACCTGACCTTCAACCACCTCACTGCCGGCAACTCGGATCAACAATCGGTGTTTGCAGCCGGTACCGAGCGAGTCTTGCGTTATCAAGATCTGGCGGCATTGCGGGAAGGGGATTACTTCAGCGAAGGCAAGCTGCATGACTGCGACGGGAATGAGATTCCGGTGGTGGAGGCGGAGCATGGGCATGCCGAGTCGCGGGCGGTGCATGCGAAAAGCAGTGAGCATGTCTGA
- a CDS encoding amino acid aminotransferase, giving the protein MSLFSAVEMAPRDPILGLNEAFNADTRTNKVNLGVGVYCDEQGRIPLLRAVVEAETIRAAQHVSRGYLPIDGIAAYDQAVQKLLFGNDSPLIAAGRVITTQAVGGTGALKIGADFLKQLLPNAVVAISDPSWENHRALFETAGFPVQNYRYYDAATHDVNRAGLLEDLNALPSGSIVVLHACCHNPTGVDLSPADWKNVLEVVKAKGHVPFLDMAYQGFGDGIDEDAAAVRLFAESDLTFFVSSSFSKSFSLYGERVGALSIVSDSKEESARVLSQVKRVIRTNYSNPPTHGASIVAAVLNSPVLRAQWEEELAEMRLRIRGMRTQMVDLLAKNAPQRDFSFVGRQRGMFSYSGLTVEQVTRLRNEFGIYALDTGRICVAALNQSNIDAVTKAIVQVI; this is encoded by the coding sequence ATGAGCCTGTTCTCCGCTGTCGAAATGGCACCACGCGATCCAATCCTGGGCCTCAACGAAGCATTCAATGCCGATACCCGTACCAACAAGGTCAACCTGGGGGTCGGTGTTTACTGCGACGAGCAGGGGCGAATTCCACTCCTGCGCGCCGTTGTCGAAGCCGAGACGATTCGCGCCGCTCAACACGTTTCCCGTGGTTACTTGCCGATCGACGGCATCGCTGCCTACGACCAGGCCGTGCAGAAACTGCTGTTCGGCAATGATTCGCCGCTGATCGCCGCTGGCCGGGTCATCACCACCCAAGCCGTCGGCGGTACCGGCGCACTGAAAATCGGTGCCGACTTCCTCAAGCAACTGCTGCCGAACGCCGTCGTGGCGATCAGCGACCCAAGCTGGGAAAACCACCGCGCGCTGTTCGAAACCGCCGGTTTCCCGGTGCAGAACTATCGCTACTATGACGCCGCGACTCACGACGTTAACCGCGCCGGCCTGCTGGAAGACCTGAACGCCCTGCCGTCCGGCTCCATCGTTGTGCTGCACGCTTGCTGCCACAACCCGACTGGCGTGGACCTGAGCCCGGCGGACTGGAAAAACGTGCTGGAAGTGGTCAAGGCCAAAGGTCACGTGCCATTCCTCGACATGGCCTACCAGGGCTTTGGCGACGGTATCGATGAAGACGCCGCGGCCGTGCGCCTGTTCGCCGAGTCGGACCTGACCTTCTTCGTCTCCAGCTCGTTCTCCAAATCCTTCTCGCTGTACGGCGAGCGCGTTGGCGCCCTGTCGATCGTCAGCGATTCGAAAGAAGAAAGCGCGCGCGTGCTGTCGCAAGTCAAACGCGTGATCCGCACCAACTACTCCAACCCGCCGACCCACGGTGCAAGCATCGTCGCTGCCGTGCTGAACAGCCCGGTACTGCGCGCCCAGTGGGAAGAAGAACTGGCAGAAATGCGCCTGCGGATTCGTGGCATGCGCACCCAGATGGTCGACCTGCTGGCGAAAAACGCTCCACAGCGCGATTTCAGCTTCGTCGGTCGCCAGCGCGGCATGTTCTCCTACTCCGGCCTGACGGTTGAGCAGGTTACCCGCCTGCGCAACGAGTTCGGCATCTACGCCCTGGACACCGGCCGCATCTGCGTTGCCGCGCTGAACCAGAGCAACATCGACGCCGTGACCAAGGCCATTGTTCAGGTGATCTGA
- the uvrB gene encoding excinuclease ABC subunit UvrB: MSEFQLVTRFEPAGDQPEAIRLMVEGIEAGLAHQTLLGVTGSGKTFSIANVIAQIQRPTLVLAPNKTLAAQLYGEFKAFFPNNAVEYFVSYYDYYQPEAYVPSSDTFIEKDASINDHIEQMRLSATKALLERKDAIIVTTVSCIYGLGSPETYLKMVLHVDRGDKLDQRALLRRLADLQYTRNDMDFARATFRVRGDVIDIHPAESDFEAIRIELFDDEVESLSAFDPLTGEVIRKLPRFTFYPKSHYVTPRETLLEATEGIKVELQERLEYLRSNNKLLEAQRLEQRTRFDLEMILELGYCNGIENYSRYLSGRESGQAPPTLFDYLPADALLVIDESHVSVPQVGAMYKGDRSRKETLVEYGFRLPSALDNRPMRFDEFESISPQTIFVSATPGNYEAEHAGRVVEQLVRPTGLVDPQIEIRPALTQVDDLLSEITKRVALEERVLVTTLTKRMSEDLTDYLADHGVRVRYLHSDIDTVERVEIIRDLRLGVFDVLVGINLLREGLDMPEVSLVAILDADKEGFLRSERSLIQTIGRAARNLNGRAILYADRITGSMERAIGETERRRDKQIAFNLANGITPKGVFKDVADIMEGAVVPGSRSKKRKGMAKAAEESAKYEAELRSPSEISKRIRQLEEKMYQLARDLEFEAAAQLRDEIGKLRERLIAV, translated from the coding sequence ATGTCTGAATTCCAGCTAGTCACCCGCTTCGAGCCCGCCGGCGATCAGCCGGAAGCCATTCGCCTGATGGTCGAGGGCATTGAGGCCGGGCTGGCGCACCAGACATTGCTCGGTGTGACCGGCTCAGGCAAGACCTTCAGCATCGCCAACGTGATCGCCCAGATACAGCGCCCGACGCTGGTGCTGGCGCCCAACAAGACTCTGGCCGCGCAGCTGTATGGCGAATTCAAGGCGTTCTTCCCGAACAACGCCGTTGAATACTTCGTGTCCTATTACGACTACTACCAGCCCGAAGCCTATGTGCCGTCGTCCGATACCTTCATCGAGAAGGATGCCTCGATCAACGACCACATCGAGCAGATGCGATTGTCCGCGACCAAGGCGCTGCTGGAGCGCAAGGACGCGATTATCGTCACCACGGTGTCCTGCATCTACGGTCTGGGCAGTCCGGAAACCTATTTGAAGATGGTGTTGCACGTCGATCGCGGCGACAAGCTCGACCAGCGTGCGCTGCTGCGTCGCCTGGCCGACCTGCAATACACCCGCAACGACATGGACTTCGCCCGGGCGACCTTTCGGGTGCGCGGCGATGTGATTGATATCCACCCGGCGGAATCCGATTTTGAGGCGATCCGCATTGAACTGTTCGATGACGAAGTGGAAAGCCTGTCCGCCTTCGATCCGCTGACCGGTGAAGTCATCCGCAAACTGCCGCGTTTCACTTTCTATCCGAAGAGCCACTATGTGACGCCGCGCGAAACCCTGCTCGAAGCTACCGAAGGGATCAAGGTCGAATTGCAGGAGCGCCTGGAATACCTGCGCTCCAACAATAAACTGCTGGAAGCTCAGCGACTTGAGCAACGCACCCGTTTCGACCTGGAGATGATCCTGGAACTGGGCTACTGCAACGGCATCGAAAACTACTCGCGCTACCTGTCGGGCCGTGAGTCCGGCCAGGCGCCGCCCACTTTGTTCGACTACTTGCCGGCGGACGCCTTGTTGGTGATCGACGAATCCCACGTCAGCGTGCCGCAAGTCGGCGCCATGTATAAAGGTGACCGTTCCCGGAAAGAAACGCTGGTGGAGTACGGTTTCCGTTTGCCCTCGGCCCTGGATAACCGGCCGATGCGTTTCGACGAGTTCGAAAGCATCAGTCCCCAAACGATTTTTGTCTCGGCCACGCCGGGCAATTACGAAGCGGAGCACGCCGGCCGAGTGGTCGAGCAATTGGTGCGCCCGACTGGCCTGGTGGACCCGCAAATCGAAATCCGTCCGGCGTTGACTCAGGTTGACGATTTGCTCTCGGAAATCACCAAGCGCGTGGCCCTGGAAGAGCGGGTGCTGGTGACCACGCTGACCAAGCGCATGTCCGAAGACTTGACCGATTACCTGGCCGACCACGGCGTGCGTGTGCGTTATCTGCACTCGGACATCGACACCGTGGAGCGGGTTGAAATTATTCGTGACTTGCGTCTCGGCGTCTTCGATGTGCTGGTGGGGATCAACCTGCTGCGTGAAGGTCTGGACATGCCGGAAGTTTCGCTGGTGGCGATTCTTGACGCGGACAAGGAAGGTTTCCTGCGTTCCGAGCGCTCGCTGATCCAGACCATCGGCCGGGCGGCGCGCAACCTCAATGGTCGGGCGATTTTGTATGCGGATCGCATCACCGGTTCCATGGAGCGGGCGATTGGCGAAACCGAGCGTCGTCGCGACAAGCAGATCGCCTTCAACCTGGCCAACGGCATCACGCCGAAGGGGGTGTTCAAAGACGTTGCCGACATCATGGAAGGCGCGGTCGTGCCGGGTTCGCGCAGCAAGAAACGCAAAGGCATGGCC